A window of Raineyella sp. W15-4 contains these coding sequences:
- a CDS encoding transporter substrate-binding domain-containing protein has translation MSPHPSKVLVAGAVLAGMFLTGCSAGSGGGQSAAAGDCKPTHTFSTVSSGKLTVAAPDFAPFVTLTGGTPSGIDVDIAQEIAAMECLTPTYSQVDYSGAIPAVQSGRADIAIGDYYRTTTRAQVVGLSDAMYFDGMGIISKDGVTDMPTIITRKVGTVDGYLWVADLKKVMGDNLKIYKSNVEMWADLKAGRIDVGIDSIPAGAFHAKENGTEWKVGTAQPDARIGASEKPAQTTLPYPKSNTALGTALNEDIATLHKNGKLAEIFTKHGIDPKQTEVGESYLLGS, from the coding sequence ATGTCCCCTCATCCTTCGAAGGTCCTCGTCGCCGGCGCAGTCCTGGCCGGCATGTTCCTCACCGGCTGTTCCGCCGGTTCCGGCGGCGGGCAGTCGGCCGCCGCCGGCGACTGCAAGCCCACCCACACCTTCTCGACGGTGTCCTCCGGCAAACTCACCGTCGCCGCTCCCGATTTCGCCCCCTTCGTCACCCTCACCGGCGGCACCCCCTCCGGCATCGACGTCGACATCGCCCAGGAGATCGCGGCGATGGAGTGCCTCACCCCGACGTACTCACAGGTCGACTACAGCGGGGCGATCCCCGCTGTCCAGTCCGGCCGGGCGGACATCGCCATCGGCGACTACTACCGCACGACGACCCGTGCCCAGGTCGTCGGGCTCAGCGACGCCATGTACTTCGACGGCATGGGGATCATCTCCAAGGACGGGGTGACCGACATGCCGACGATCATCACCCGCAAGGTGGGCACGGTCGACGGCTACCTGTGGGTCGCCGACCTGAAGAAGGTGATGGGCGACAACCTCAAGATCTACAAGTCGAACGTGGAGATGTGGGCCGATCTCAAGGCCGGCCGGATCGACGTCGGCATCGACTCCATCCCCGCCGGAGCCTTCCACGCCAAGGAGAACGGCACCGAATGGAAGGTGGGCACCGCACAGCCCGACGCGAGGATCGGAGCCTCCGAGAAGCCGGCCCAGACCACACTGCCGTACCCCAAGAGCAACACCGCCCTCGGCACGGCCCTGAACGAGGACATCGCCACCCTGCACAAGAACGGCAAGCTCGCCGAGATCTTCACCAAGCACGGCATCGATCCCAAGCAGACCGAGGTCGGCGAGAGCTACCTGCTGGGCAGCTGA
- a CDS encoding amino acid ABC transporter permease encodes MTTTFQFWAENFPQMLAGLGVSVQLTLLSLLLGLPLGLLLALGVTAPPRPLRWLSIGLVETGRGAPALVILYVVYFGLPILHWTPEALVSAVIGLTFTTAAYTGEYIRGGLKAVSPGSIEAAHALAMPTTDVLRFIVIPQGMRVALPSLMGFAVQIFQATSLTYSITVSELTAQAYGISSMTFRSLEIFGLAGLMYAAITVPSSWLTSRVERRLSLRH; translated from the coding sequence ATGACCACGACATTCCAGTTCTGGGCCGAGAACTTCCCGCAGATGCTGGCGGGCCTCGGGGTCTCGGTGCAGCTCACGCTACTGTCCCTGCTCCTCGGATTACCCCTCGGGCTCCTGCTCGCCCTGGGGGTCACAGCACCACCCCGGCCGCTGCGCTGGCTCAGCATCGGGCTGGTCGAGACCGGACGGGGGGCACCGGCCCTCGTCATCCTCTATGTCGTCTACTTCGGCCTGCCGATCCTGCACTGGACCCCGGAAGCCCTCGTCAGTGCCGTCATCGGTCTGACCTTCACCACCGCCGCCTACACCGGCGAGTACATCCGCGGCGGTCTCAAAGCGGTCAGCCCCGGCTCGATCGAGGCGGCCCACGCCCTGGCGATGCCGACCACCGACGTGCTGCGCTTCATCGTCATCCCACAGGGCATGCGGGTGGCCCTCCCGTCCCTGATGGGCTTCGCCGTGCAGATCTTCCAGGCGACGTCGCTGACCTACTCGATCACGGTGAGCGAACTCACCGCCCAGGCGTACGGCATCAGCTCGATGACCTTCCGGTCGCTGGAGATCTTCGGGCTCGCCGGCCTGATGTACGCCGCCATCACCGTTCCGTCCAGCTGGTTGACCAGCCGGGTCGAGCGGCGCCTGTCCCTTCGTCACTAG
- a CDS encoding aspartate/glutamate racemase family protein: protein MSVTLPYGYLAAGAPIGEVSMAPAQVVAGYPVGVIYIEDVWYPMVPGNVVNASTWDFPVLLKPVRGLDIPALFGPDRVDVSDIVLEACRELEEAGVRAISSACGFFGRYHQQIAAKMQVPVALSSLVQIPWISSLMPGRRIAVLTADSSSLAPELLASCGVTDTSRLVIGGLQDAPQFSAILEGRGSFDNEGVRDEVVALARELCADPAVGAVLLECSDLPPYAAAIQAAVSLPVFDFTTLVRWLRNAVTQRPYAGWV, encoded by the coding sequence ATGAGCGTCACCCTGCCGTACGGCTACCTGGCCGCCGGGGCCCCGATCGGCGAGGTCTCGATGGCCCCCGCCCAGGTCGTGGCCGGCTACCCGGTCGGCGTGATCTACATCGAGGACGTCTGGTACCCGATGGTGCCCGGCAACGTCGTCAACGCCTCGACCTGGGACTTCCCCGTCCTGCTCAAGCCAGTCAGGGGCCTGGACATCCCGGCGCTGTTCGGCCCGGATCGGGTCGACGTGAGCGACATCGTCCTCGAGGCCTGTCGCGAACTCGAGGAGGCCGGGGTGCGGGCCATCTCGTCGGCGTGCGGCTTCTTCGGCCGCTACCACCAACAGATCGCCGCCAAGATGCAGGTGCCGGTGGCCCTCTCGTCCCTGGTCCAGATCCCGTGGATCTCGTCCCTGATGCCCGGTCGCAGGATCGCGGTGCTGACGGCGGACTCCTCCTCGCTGGCCCCCGAGCTGCTGGCCTCGTGCGGCGTGACCGACACCTCGAGGCTGGTCATCGGTGGGCTGCAGGACGCCCCGCAGTTCTCCGCCATCCTGGAGGGCCGGGGATCGTTCGACAACGAGGGCGTTCGCGACGAGGTGGTGGCGCTGGCCCGGGAACTGTGCGCGGACCCGGCCGTCGGCGCAGTGCTGCTGGAGTGCAGCGACCTGCCGCCGTACGCCGCAGCGATCCAAGCGGCGGTGTCGCTGCCGGTGTTCGACTTCACCACCCTGGTCCGCTGGCTGCGCAACGCCGTCACCCAACGGCCGTACGCCGGCTGGGTCTGA
- a CDS encoding amino acid ABC transporter ATP-binding protein, with the protein MDETNEAQNPRTDKQPAARTPYAIELSGITKDFAGHRVLKGVTLRVKEGEVCSIIGPSGAGKSTLLRCVNLLEVPDGGNMVVAGQYLEGGRPQARQELLQLRRNVGMVFQSFNLFPHMTVLDNIVLPQRRVLKRSLEEARTRALELLDRVGLATKESAYPAKLSGGQQQRVAIARALALEPQVMLFDEPTSALDPELAQGVLNVMKEVAMSGMTMMVVTHEMNFARTIGDHLVVMEDGAILEEGVPEVVMSNPTQERTREFLSAVINR; encoded by the coding sequence ATGGACGAGACCAACGAGGCCCAGAACCCCCGCACCGACAAGCAGCCCGCCGCGCGCACCCCGTACGCGATCGAGCTGTCCGGGATCACGAAGGACTTCGCCGGGCACCGGGTGCTCAAAGGAGTCACGCTGCGGGTGAAGGAGGGTGAGGTCTGCTCCATCATCGGACCGAGTGGTGCCGGGAAGAGCACGCTGCTGCGCTGCGTCAACCTGCTCGAGGTGCCCGATGGCGGCAACATGGTCGTCGCCGGCCAGTACCTGGAAGGCGGCCGCCCCCAGGCGAGGCAGGAGCTGCTGCAGTTGCGGCGCAATGTCGGGATGGTCTTCCAGTCCTTCAACCTGTTCCCGCACATGACTGTCCTGGACAACATCGTCCTGCCGCAGCGTCGGGTCCTGAAGCGCAGTCTGGAGGAGGCCCGCACCCGCGCCCTCGAGCTGCTGGACCGGGTCGGGCTCGCGACCAAGGAGTCCGCCTACCCCGCCAAGCTGTCCGGTGGGCAGCAGCAGCGCGTCGCCATCGCCCGCGCCCTGGCCCTGGAACCGCAGGTGATGCTCTTCGACGAGCCGACCAGCGCCCTCGACCCGGAGCTTGCCCAGGGCGTGCTCAACGTCATGAAGGAAGTGGCGATGTCCGGCATGACGATGATGGTCGTCACCCACGAGATGAACTTCGCCCGCACGATCGGCGACCACCTGGTGGTCATGGAGGACGGCGCCATCCTCGAGGAGGGCGTCCCCGAGGTCGTGATGAGCAACCCGACCCAGGAGAGGACCCGCGAATTCCTCTCTGCCGTCATCAACAGATAG
- a CDS encoding RidA family protein, which produces MNPRVISAGETVAAYSHGKVVGDLLFTSGITAHDPVTGFVRGGTIEEETAYAFELLESILATAGSSLSDLVQVQVFLDDIEQDFQGFDATYKKVVPAPYPPRATLGATLPGYRIEMLVTAYVGGQE; this is translated from the coding sequence ATGAACCCTCGTGTGATCTCTGCAGGAGAGACCGTGGCGGCCTACAGCCACGGCAAGGTGGTCGGCGATCTGCTCTTCACCTCGGGCATCACCGCCCACGACCCGGTGACCGGCTTCGTCCGGGGCGGGACGATCGAGGAGGAGACGGCGTACGCCTTCGAACTGCTCGAGTCGATCCTGGCCACCGCCGGCTCGAGCCTGTCCGATCTCGTCCAGGTGCAGGTCTTCCTGGACGACATCGAACAGGACTTCCAGGGCTTCGACGCCACCTACAAGAAGGTCGTACCCGCCCCCTACCCGCCTCGGGCCACTCTCGGCGCGACACTGCCCGGCTACCGGATCGAGATGCTCGTCACCGCGTACGTGGGAGGGCAGGAGTGA
- a CDS encoding amino acid ABC transporter permease has translation MNVQGLNAILLAIPYTFLVTAGAFALGFILAIPLVFARRTKITPIRVTAQFVIDLARGIPPIVWLLFIFFGLPAMHVLLDPLTAAIIGLGIVSSAYLAEIFRGGLLAVHRGQFEASAALGLGGWTTFTRIISPQALQSMLPGLTTYFIGLLKDSSIASVIGVTEMVYAATSYARISPDGIYMFFVAAAVYIAISVPLGLAARGMENRMNRAAA, from the coding sequence GTGAATGTGCAAGGCCTTAATGCCATTCTCTTGGCCATCCCGTACACATTCCTTGTCACCGCCGGAGCATTTGCACTGGGCTTCATCCTGGCAATTCCTCTGGTGTTCGCAAGGCGTACGAAGATCACCCCGATCAGAGTCACCGCCCAGTTCGTCATCGACCTGGCGCGCGGCATCCCGCCGATCGTGTGGTTGTTGTTCATCTTCTTCGGCCTGCCGGCGATGCACGTGCTGCTGGATCCGCTGACCGCGGCGATCATCGGTCTGGGCATCGTCTCCTCGGCCTATTTGGCGGAGATCTTCCGAGGCGGCCTGCTGGCGGTCCATCGAGGACAGTTCGAGGCCTCCGCGGCACTCGGACTCGGCGGTTGGACCACCTTCACCCGGATCATCTCGCCGCAGGCACTGCAGTCGATGCTGCCAGGCCTGACGACCTATTTCATCGGCCTGCTCAAAGATTCTTCCATCGCTTCGGTGATCGGCGTCACAGAAATGGTGTACGCCGCCACCTCGTACGCCCGGATATCCCCCGACGGGATCTACATGTTCTTCGTCGCGGCCGCGGTCTATATCGCGATCTCCGTCCCCTTGGGATTGGCGGCGCGCGGAATGGAGAATCGCATGAACCGGGCGGCCGCCTGA
- a CDS encoding NAD(P)/FAD-dependent oxidoreductase, whose amino-acid sequence MRTVIIGAGVVGLATAHELLRAGQEVTVLDAGAYGQGPSHGNAALVTSVLSFPVPAPGTIGVAARSIVTGSQAITIRPQFSPSYLGFLLRMARATTKSNFAAGTVAQDILTRMVLDGFAEYADEGLSFEQHTGGSMHTFTTRESFEAGVRVFDDFPEIRSRIRVLEGTEAVHEVDPGLAPEISYAYYAPADLQVEPESLMKALVASITAGGGTLREHTEVLDFATAGGKVSSVVTSEGSFDADQVVIAAGVASRSLAARLGARVPVRSGGGYSVDVHIDDPTRRPRTSVMTDTTHIAITPLDRGLRASSGMIIGQAEPTVSGRVIDGLLRDVRAVYPDAPLDDVRPGWAGLRPMSADGVPIIGLLPGWDNTYVATGHAMLGLTYAPPTAKVLRALMEGTAPEAYAAFSPARFGVRR is encoded by the coding sequence ATGCGTACGGTCATCATCGGGGCGGGCGTGGTCGGCCTCGCCACCGCCCACGAGCTCCTCCGGGCCGGCCAGGAGGTGACGGTGCTGGATGCCGGGGCGTACGGTCAGGGGCCCTCGCACGGCAACGCGGCATTGGTCACCTCCGTGCTGTCCTTCCCGGTGCCGGCCCCCGGCACCATCGGCGTCGCCGCCCGGTCGATCGTCACCGGAAGCCAGGCGATCACCATCCGGCCACAGTTCTCCCCCAGCTACCTGGGGTTCCTGCTGCGGATGGCCCGGGCCACCACGAAGAGCAATTTCGCCGCCGGCACCGTCGCCCAGGACATCCTGACAAGGATGGTGCTGGACGGGTTCGCCGAATACGCCGACGAGGGTCTCTCTTTCGAGCAGCACACCGGCGGCTCGATGCACACCTTCACCACCCGGGAATCCTTCGAGGCAGGCGTGCGGGTCTTCGACGACTTCCCGGAGATCCGCAGCCGGATCCGGGTGCTCGAGGGCACCGAGGCCGTCCACGAGGTCGATCCGGGGCTGGCACCGGAGATCTCGTACGCCTACTACGCGCCGGCCGACCTGCAGGTCGAGCCCGAATCCCTGATGAAGGCGCTGGTCGCCAGCATCACGGCCGGCGGGGGCACCCTGCGGGAACACACCGAGGTCCTCGACTTCGCCACCGCCGGCGGCAAGGTCTCCTCGGTGGTCACCTCCGAGGGTAGCTTCGATGCCGATCAGGTGGTCATCGCCGCCGGCGTCGCTTCCCGCAGCCTCGCGGCTCGGCTGGGCGCCCGGGTGCCGGTCCGCTCCGGCGGCGGCTACTCGGTCGACGTGCACATCGACGACCCGACCCGACGGCCGCGTACGTCGGTGATGACCGACACCACACACATCGCGATCACCCCGCTCGACCGGGGGCTGCGGGCCTCCAGCGGGATGATCATCGGCCAGGCGGAGCCGACCGTGAGCGGTCGGGTCATCGACGGGCTGCTCCGGGACGTGCGCGCGGTCTACCCGGACGCGCCGCTCGACGACGTCCGGCCCGGCTGGGCGGGCCTGCGACCGATGTCGGCCGACGGGGTCCCGATCATCGGGCTGCTGCCCGGCTGGGACAACACGTACGTCGCCACCGGTCACGCCATGCTCGGGCTCACCTACGCCCCGCCGACGGCCAAGGTGCTGCGTGCCCTGATGGAGGGCACCGCCCCGGAGGCGTACGCCGCGTTCTCGCCGGCACGATTCGGGGTGCGGCGATGA
- a CDS encoding 2-hydroxyacid dehydrogenase, translating into MRIAVPEQQFAERLRRLVRRGTDIVVWDPSDPTSPMPAGPVEVVLLPDTVEPTVVRRLGDLEGLLAVQLQSAGYDHIAGNIPPGVTVANGRGVHSDETAEWAVGLTIACLRGFPLYLRNQGDRIWRVDTGRDFLAGRNVLVIGAGSIGTEIVNRLVPFRVTVTQAARTARDGVIAVGDVIDRLPEYDVVILIVPLTSSTRGLVDAAFLARMKQGALLVNVARGGVVDTDALVAACASGRISAALDVTDPEPLPSDHPLWETPNVVLTPHVAGEQTRYSQDIALRLVAAQAEALQTGATIANVVAGPAGHPIAV; encoded by the coding sequence ATGAGGATTGCGGTACCCGAGCAGCAGTTCGCCGAGCGGTTGCGACGTCTGGTCCGTCGCGGGACGGACATCGTGGTCTGGGACCCGTCGGATCCGACCTCCCCGATGCCGGCCGGCCCGGTGGAGGTCGTGCTCCTCCCCGACACCGTGGAGCCGACCGTCGTGCGTCGGCTCGGTGACCTCGAGGGTCTGCTGGCGGTCCAGCTCCAGTCCGCGGGCTACGACCACATCGCGGGCAACATCCCCCCGGGGGTCACCGTGGCCAACGGGCGGGGTGTCCACTCCGACGAGACCGCCGAGTGGGCGGTCGGCCTCACTATCGCCTGCCTGCGCGGCTTCCCGCTGTACCTGCGCAACCAGGGGGATCGGATCTGGCGGGTCGACACCGGGCGGGACTTCCTCGCCGGACGCAACGTTCTGGTGATCGGTGCGGGGTCGATCGGCACCGAGATCGTCAACCGGCTGGTCCCGTTCCGGGTGACGGTGACCCAGGCCGCCCGGACCGCCCGGGACGGGGTGATCGCGGTGGGTGACGTCATCGACCGACTGCCGGAGTACGACGTCGTGATCCTCATCGTGCCCCTGACATCGAGCACCCGGGGGCTCGTCGACGCGGCGTTCCTGGCGCGGATGAAGCAAGGGGCTCTCCTGGTCAACGTCGCTCGCGGCGGCGTCGTGGACACCGATGCGCTGGTGGCGGCCTGTGCGTCCGGGCGGATCTCCGCCGCCCTGGACGTGACCGATCCCGAGCCATTACCGTCCGACCATCCCCTCTGGGAGACCCCGAACGTCGTCCTCACCCCGCATGTGGCCGGTGAGCAGACCCGCTATTCGCAGGACATTGCGCTGCGGCTGGTCGCCGCCCAGGCCGAGGCTCTGCAGACCGGGGCCACCATCGCGAATGTGGTGGCCGGCCCCGCCGGGCACCCGATCGCGGTGTGA